The DNA segment ATTTTAATTTCAGTTACTACTAAAGGTAAAGAGTTAGAAACCTCACCTGTGTTAATTAAATTTAAAACAATATCATCAAATATTTTTGATTCACAAAAAGAGACATTAATAGAGTTTCCATTTTCTATTAAATTATCAATAATGTTTATTTTATCTAATAGATATTTGTTTTCTAATAAAACTTTTGAACTTTTAAAACATTTATGAAATTCAAAATTCGATTTTTGCATTATTTCTATGACTAAAAATAATTTATACAATTGTAAACTAAGATTTATCTCTTTTATTAAGAAAAAATTATTTATAAAAATCTTATCAAGTAGGTATTTAAATTTCAAATTTCTTTTATATAAGAAATAAACAAATAAGATTATAAATATTATGAATAAAATAAAAATCAAATAATAATTCGAAAAAAAATATTCAACGTTTAATAAAAGTTTTGTTGCAAATGGAAGTTCCATCTGACTTTGAGTAAATATACTTTTAAAATTTGGAACAACAAAAATAAATATCAAAATTAGAGATATAAAAAAACTAATTAGTAAAAATATAGGATAGGCAATAGCTTTATAAAACGTTTTTCTTATTTCTATCATCTCTTTTGAAAGCTTATATATAGCTTCAATATTTAAAGAAACATCTCCTCCTTGAAATAAAATTTTAAAAAATTGTTTAAATAATGGATTAATACTAAAATCTTCAAAATTCACTTTTGAACTATTTTGTTCAATAAATATCAATCTTAAACTTTCCAAAAACTTTAAAATATTTTTATCTTTCTTATTTTTTATTAAAATATCTATAGCATCTGAAATATTTCTCATTCAAATAATTTAACATCTATTTTAGCCTTATAAGTATTCTTCTCTTCTTCATAATCTATACTTGAAGATAAAAATACAATCTCTTTATCTTCTAAAAATTTATAAATATTTTCCTTACTTTGTGAAATTACTTCAATTTTAATAATATTTGTATCAAACTCAAAATTTATTAACTTAACTTTCGCACGTTAAATTGATTAAAATTTTAGCTAAATCTCCCTAAAATATTACTCCTATAGGTAATAATATTATCCTTGTTGACATAAAAATAATTTAGTTGTTTTTCTATGATATTTTTCTATTTTGAACTCTCAATAAAGCCCTTAAATAGGTATTTTAGCTATAATATCTATTATATTAAAGGGTAAGAATGCAGATAGAATCTAAGATAATAAGCATCATAAACGACAAACTAAAGAATCCAATTTATGAAACATTGCGACTATTAAATATGAAAACGATTTTAACAAAGAGCAATTTTTCTAAAAAAGAGGGAGTTGCTGTTCATATGGTTTTACTACATTTTGTATATATGCTAGTAATGAATAAAAAAATATCAACTTTTATGAATCAGAGTAAAGACAGCTTCAAAAAAGATGTCTATTATCGTTTACTTTCTAATGCTTCTTATAACTATAGAAAACTACTTTCACTATCATCTTTAAAAATATTATCACTACTTCACAAAGTACAAGATTCAAAGTTGATTAGAGTCCTTATACTTGATGATACAGTCGAAGATAAGGTTGGTAAAAATATAGAGGGAAGTTGTGATAACCTTTGGAGCAATAAAGTAAAGAGAAAAATAAGAGGTGTAAATGTTGTATCACTAAACTATAGTGATGGTTATTCAAATTTTATGTTAGACTTTGCAATTGCTATGAATAGTTATGCAATGGTAAAGATAGAAGAGTTTACAAATATTATTGATCATCGAACCAATGCACATAAGCGAAGATTGGAAAGCTTAAAAGGGAAATCACAAATTGCTATAGAGATGATTAAAAGAGCAGTAGCTAGTGGTATATATGCAGATTATCTGCTTGTGGATAGTTGGTATTCTAAACCTGTGTTTATAGAAACAATGAATGAGCTAGGATTGCAAGTTATTTCAAGAATGGTAAACAATGATAGAATCTGGAACTTCACAGGGGAGAAAAAAACTCTTGATGGTATCTATAACAAGTTTAAAAAGCTTAAAACTATTAAGATGGGTCAATATGGCAAAAAGATAAAGTTTGAATACTTCGGGGTCATAGTTGAACATAAAAAAGCAGGAAAATTAAAAATTGTTTTTATAAAAACCAAAGAGAATCTCATCCCTATTGTATCTACAAACTTAGACTTGAGTGATGAAGAAATTATCGATATTTACAAACGACGATGGGATATAGAACAAGGGTATAAAGAACTTCGTGAACACTTTGGGTTTGGTAAAGAAGAAAATCGAATTTATGAAGCACTTATTGCTCGCATAACACTCTCATTTTTTACATACAATGTTGTTAGCTATATAAATCGTATCAGTAATGAACCAAAAACTATTGGTGGATTGTTTAAAGATCTAGAATGTGAACTTCACACCTTGGCAATTGCTATGCAAGCATTTTTAGCTATTTTAGATGAGATTGCAAAAATTGAAGAAGTTGTCAATAGAAATGAGGATTTTACAGCAATAATCGATCTATTAAGAGATGTGACTGGAAAACTACTTGGTTTTAGGTGCGAAAGTTAAGTTATTAAATTTAAATTATTTTGATAGATTTTAAAAATTATCTTTCTACTCTTTTCTTCGAAACTATTAAATTTATACTCTTTTTCTAAACTGCTTGAATCAAAGGTTTGAATATTTTGAGGTAAATTTTCATTTTGATTGAAATAAAAATAGATAAATATCAATAACAAAAAAATAAGATATGTTATATAAATAAAAAATGAATAACTCTTTTTTAAATTAAAATATTCAATATAATTTTTATCATTTAATAGGTCATCCTTTAAATATAAATCCTCACTATTTACACTTATAAAATTATGAATATCTATTTCAAAATTTTTATTTAGATAGTTTAAAAGTTCAATGCTCTGAATATTTTCTTCTATTCTTTGTAGATAATAAAACTTATCATTTTTGAATATTAAAAAGTAGTTTTTGTACAAAAAAGCTATAGTTTCATTTTTATTATTTTGCTCATAAAGCTTATAAAATAATTCTATTTCTAGATATTTAAATTCAATTTCCACCAAAATTAATTGATAAGTTTTAAGTTCTTCAATGTAATTTAAAATGATTTTTTTATTTTTAGGAAGATTTATATTTTTTAGTTTTAAAGAGGTGGAAATGAAATCTTTTAAATTTTTCTTTTCTATCTCTTCGTCAATTTCAATTTCAACAATTTCAAGCTCTTCAACAGTACAAAGATTTTTCATAATAAACTCATTTTGTAAATTAAAAAATGAGTTTATTAAATAAAAGCTTAAAAAATAATATTAAAAATTATATTATTGAATTTCCATATCATAACCCATTGATTTTAGGGCATCTTTATTTTTTGTCCAGTTTTTCTTAATACTTACAAAAAGTTCTAAATAACACTTTTTACCACTTAATTTTTCTATTTTAATTCTTGCTGCTTTTCCGATTCTTTTAATTGCAGTTGCATTTTGCCCAATAATCATCCCTTTTTGAGTATCTTTTTGCACGATTATTGTTGCTTTTATTACATCAACATTTGGTTTTTCTTCAACTTTATTTACAATTACATCTGTTTCATAAGGAATTTCATCACTAATATTTTCAAATATAGACTCTCTTATAAACTCTTTGTAAATATCCCTTAAATGCTCTGTTGTCATAATTTCAGGATCAAATAAATAAGGATGTTCTGGTAAATATTTTACAACCTCATCTAAAATATCTGCTTTTTTTGTAGCTTTTTTTATTGAAATAGGAATTATAGCTTCATATTTATCACTATACTTTTCATACTCTTTTAACTTAGCCATTAATTCATCATTGTTTACAAAATCAATTTTTGTAAGAAGTAAAATATGCTTTGTATTCTTTTTATTTTTCTCTAAAAAATCTTCATAATATTTTAAACTATCTGTAACTGGGGCTAAAAAAAGTATTAAATCACAATCACCCATAGCTCTTAAAGCCTCTTCAAGCATAAATTGATTTAAAAGTTTTTCAGTCTCATGAATTCCTGGAGTATCTACAAAAATAATTTGATCATCTTCGTGCATTACAATTATATTTGATCTTTTTCTAGTAGCATTTGCTTTATGTGAAACCATTGCAATCTTTTCACCAACAAGCCAATTTAATAGTGAACTTTTTCCAGCGTTTGGACGACCAACAACTGAAACATATCCGCATTTTGTCATATTTCTTTGCCTTTTTTTTCTTTTTTAATCTATAACGTTATAGTTTTATATAGATATATTATCATATTTTTACTATTTCTTTTTATTTTATGCTTTTATAAATCTTTTTTCTATTTCATTTGCTGAGATTTCAATATTTTTATCATTTAAAAATCCAAAATAATAATTTTCATTTTGATATTTGGCTTCGATAAGTAAAATATTTTTGTCTTTATGATTTTGAGCAAACTTTTCAATAGCTTCCAAAGCAGTACTTTTCCAATATTTTTCAATTTCACTATTGTTCCCCGCATCAAAAAACATACAATCTTCACACATACTAAAAATATAATCCCCTGCTCCCTCATAAATCTCTAAAGAACCATTATCATGGTCTAAT comes from the Aliarcobacter cibarius genome and includes:
- a CDS encoding type II secretion system F family protein; this encodes MRNISDAIDILIKNKKDKNILKFLESLRLIFIEQNSSKVNFEDFSINPLFKQFFKILFQGGDVSLNIEAIYKLSKEMIEIRKTFYKAIAYPIFLLISFFISLILIFIFVVPNFKSIFTQSQMELPFATKLLLNVEYFFSNYYLIFILFIIFIILFVYFLYKRNLKFKYLLDKIFINNFFLIKEINLSLQLYKLFLVIEIMQKSNFEFHKCFKSSKVLLENKYLLDKINIIDNLIENGNSINVSFCESKIFDDIVLNLINTGEVSNSLPLVVTEIKMIFKNRFDEKVSFLISVIQPIFLVFIVILILWIVLAIFVPIWDMGNIIK
- a CDS encoding IS4 family transposase, producing MQIESKIISIINDKLKNPIYETLRLLNMKTILTKSNFSKKEGVAVHMVLLHFVYMLVMNKKISTFMNQSKDSFKKDVYYRLLSNASYNYRKLLSLSSLKILSLLHKVQDSKLIRVLILDDTVEDKVGKNIEGSCDNLWSNKVKRKIRGVNVVSLNYSDGYSNFMLDFAIAMNSYAMVKIEEFTNIIDHRTNAHKRRLESLKGKSQIAIEMIKRAVASGIYADYLLVDSWYSKPVFIETMNELGLQVISRMVNNDRIWNFTGEKKTLDGIYNKFKKLKTIKMGQYGKKIKFEYFGVIVEHKKAGKLKIVFIKTKENLIPIVSTNLDLSDEEIIDIYKRRWDIEQGYKELREHFGFGKEENRIYEALIARITLSFFTYNVVSYINRISNEPKTIGGLFKDLECELHTLAIAMQAFLAILDEIAKIEEVVNRNEDFTAIIDLLRDVTGKLLGFRCES
- the era gene encoding GTPase Era is translated as MTKCGYVSVVGRPNAGKSSLLNWLVGEKIAMVSHKANATRKRSNIIVMHEDDQIIFVDTPGIHETEKLLNQFMLEEALRAMGDCDLILFLAPVTDSLKYYEDFLEKNKKNTKHILLLTKIDFVNNDELMAKLKEYEKYSDKYEAIIPISIKKATKKADILDEVVKYLPEHPYLFDPEIMTTEHLRDIYKEFIRESIFENISDEIPYETDVIVNKVEEKPNVDVIKATIIVQKDTQKGMIIGQNATAIKRIGKAARIKIEKLSGKKCYLELFVSIKKNWTKNKDALKSMGYDMEIQ